In a genomic window of Pseudomonas sp. TH06:
- a CDS encoding GNAT family N-acetyltransferase → MVTRFEWRTSLCAADFPATAYEALRLRVTDHTPFNNLGWLCAAEQALGEGERLHTLLGWEAEELRLCLPLVASRERFFGVPFRVLHHLGYPLADRLALLSLLDSEDMHQALRLIRQRLPHALLQLNELSEPAGEESALTEWMARSSTAERRLSCRVPVHLISEADHQEVSGDPRYKLRRARKRIAACGAEVRRIIPDAISMGPLLQVISEVEAVSWKGDEGVGIFASERSRRLIERAFTALAGQGLVRVVTLELNGRCISYRLGLLEQGRLYDYNLAFLPQYADLGSGRVLLEEWIRWGLDEHWHWIDASRVSLENSSHQLHERMTGQLEHWRWSFYSWRPSGLVLGLGLRLWHRLKPRVQAWRARRAEPAKPTLKAVAITTEGEHASPSHSQR, encoded by the coding sequence ATGGTGACGCGATTCGAATGGCGCACTTCACTGTGCGCCGCCGATTTCCCGGCAACAGCGTATGAAGCGCTGCGCCTGCGGGTGACGGATCACACGCCGTTCAACAACCTCGGTTGGTTGTGCGCGGCCGAGCAGGCACTCGGTGAGGGTGAGCGTCTGCACACCCTGCTGGGTTGGGAGGCGGAGGAATTGCGTCTGTGCCTGCCGCTGGTGGCGAGTCGCGAACGCTTTTTCGGCGTGCCGTTTCGGGTGCTGCATCACTTGGGTTATCCGCTGGCGGATCGCTTGGCGCTGCTGTCCTTGCTCGACAGCGAAGACATGCACCAGGCCTTGCGGTTGATCCGCCAACGTCTGCCCCACGCGCTGCTGCAGCTCAATGAATTGTCCGAGCCTGCCGGTGAGGAAAGTGCGCTCACCGAATGGATGGCGCGCAGCTCCACCGCTGAGCGACGCCTGAGTTGTCGGGTGCCGGTGCATCTGATCAGCGAAGCAGATCATCAGGAAGTCTCCGGCGATCCACGCTACAAACTGCGCCGGGCGCGCAAACGGATTGCCGCGTGTGGCGCCGAGGTACGGCGGATCATTCCTGATGCGATCAGCATGGGGCCGTTGTTACAGGTGATCAGCGAAGTCGAGGCGGTGAGCTGGAAAGGTGACGAAGGCGTCGGCATTTTCGCCAGCGAACGCAGTCGGCGCCTGATCGAGCGCGCCTTCACCGCCCTCGCCGGCCAAGGCCTGGTGCGGGTGGTGACGCTGGAGCTGAACGGGCGTTGCATCAGCTATCGGCTCGGCCTGCTCGAACAGGGTCGCCTCTACGATTACAACCTCGCCTTCCTGCCGCAATACGCCGATCTGGGCAGCGGCCGGGTGTTGCTGGAAGAGTGGATTCGCTGGGGGCTGGACGAACACTGGCACTGGATCGACGCCTCGCGGGTCAGCCTGGAAAACTCCAGCCATCAACTGCATGAACGCATGACCGGGCAACTGGAGCACTGGCGCTGGAGTTTTTATTCCTGGCGCCCGAGCGGCCTCGTCCTCGGTCTGGGCTTGCGCCTGTGGCATCGACTCAAGCCGCGCGTGCAAGCCTGGCGGGCGCGGCGTGCCGAGCCTGCGAAACCCACCCTGAAAGCCGTCGCGATCACCACGGAGGGCGAACATGCCTCGCCAAGTCATAGTCAACGCTGA
- a CDS encoding polysaccharide deacetylase family protein, with product MAIKQLIKRTSGWLYLNSSVGRNQLHGAGVILMLHRVLANDRAADLPHRNELCVGPKAFEHLLVWLRRHFDCVPLMEILQPNSLRTERPRVALTFDDGWRDNAVNAYPLLQKHQVPASIFLSTDFIGSRQRFWWESLGETLWGSHGEKARMHLIECLHALHHPLPVLLDDIDVDRRSLALLHYLQGLKSIDPQELERLTDECPQESQPQALDWHQVRALEASGLVRFGPHGASHAILTGLDDVRLDEEISRSRDALHNGCNRPLPVYCYPNGDNDERVRQQIASHDYPFALGTGTGIYRGEGDPLNLPRFGVSQRTARNPELLSWRIFRGARP from the coding sequence ATGGCGATCAAACAACTGATAAAACGCACCAGTGGCTGGCTCTATCTCAACTCGTCCGTGGGCCGAAACCAGTTGCACGGCGCCGGAGTGATTTTGATGCTGCACCGGGTGCTGGCCAACGACCGCGCCGCCGATCTGCCGCACCGCAACGAACTCTGTGTGGGACCAAAGGCTTTCGAGCATTTGCTGGTGTGGCTGCGCCGGCATTTCGATTGCGTGCCGCTGATGGAGATCCTCCAGCCCAATTCGTTGCGCACCGAGCGCCCACGGGTGGCGCTGACGTTCGATGATGGCTGGCGCGACAACGCGGTCAATGCCTATCCGCTGCTGCAAAAGCATCAGGTGCCGGCGAGCATTTTTCTCTCCACCGATTTCATCGGCAGCCGTCAGCGCTTCTGGTGGGAAAGCCTCGGTGAAACCCTGTGGGGCAGCCACGGTGAAAAAGCGCGGATGCATTTGATCGAATGCCTGCATGCCCTGCATCATCCGCTGCCGGTACTGCTTGATGACATCGATGTCGACCGCCGCAGCCTGGCGCTGCTGCATTACCTGCAAGGCTTGAAGTCGATTGACCCGCAGGAACTTGAACGGCTGACCGATGAATGCCCGCAAGAGTCGCAACCGCAAGCGCTGGACTGGCATCAAGTGCGCGCACTGGAAGCTTCCGGGCTGGTGCGTTTCGGCCCGCACGGCGCCAGTCACGCGATCCTCACCGGTCTTGACGATGTGCGGCTGGACGAAGAGATCAGCCGCAGCCGCGATGCTCTGCACAACGGCTGCAACCGGCCGCTGCCGGTGTATTGCTACCCCAACGGCGACAACGATGAACGCGTGCGCCAACAGATCGCCAGCCATGACTATCCGTTTGCGCTGGGCACCGGCACCGGCATCTATCGCGGCGAAGGCGATCCGCTGAACCTGCCGCGTTTCGGCGTCAGCCAGCGCACCGCGCGCAATCCGGAACTGCTGTCGTGGCGGATCTTCCGCGGGGCGCGGCCATGA
- a CDS encoding N-acetyltransferase, translating to MGIVSKLSEHIKQKGLRATLAKAWKHYVFSHQELLWMERDLVSPVPPHSLKPYPPLRVVKITADNASAFARYFGDRVGTMAELANEGHTGHMHLDDQGDAVAFIWGSARDYFDRHYYGCMFPVKPGEFFEFGGELTRAYWGTELSVDLQLELWKAMAAQGCDKVVDVCEFHNIPALKLHLRMGYTEQQRIMNVYTLFNRWRFYRETRYSGSRLDALRKPSRPPVTATAA from the coding sequence ATGGGCATCGTCAGCAAACTCAGCGAACACATCAAGCAAAAAGGCCTGCGCGCCACCCTCGCCAAAGCGTGGAAGCACTACGTTTTTTCCCATCAGGAATTGCTGTGGATGGAGCGCGACCTGGTCAGTCCGGTGCCGCCGCACAGCCTCAAACCTTACCCGCCGTTGCGGGTGGTGAAGATCACCGCGGACAACGCCAGCGCCTTCGCCCGCTACTTCGGCGACCGTGTCGGCACCATGGCGGAGCTGGCCAACGAGGGCCACACCGGGCACATGCACCTGGACGATCAGGGCGATGCCGTGGCGTTCATCTGGGGCAGCGCACGGGACTATTTCGACCGCCATTACTACGGCTGCATGTTCCCGGTGAAACCCGGCGAGTTCTTCGAATTCGGCGGTGAACTGACTCGTGCCTATTGGGGCACGGAGCTGTCGGTGGATCTGCAACTGGAACTGTGGAAAGCCATGGCCGCCCAAGGCTGCGACAAAGTCGTCGATGTCTGTGAGTTCCACAATATTCCGGCGCTCAAGCTGCACCTGCGCATGGGCTATACCGAACAGCAGCGGATCATGAACGTCTACACCCTGTTCAACCGCTGGCGCTTCTACCGCGAAACCCGCTACAGCGGTTCGCGTCTGGATGCATTGCGCAAACCTTCCCGTCCACCTGTAACAGCTACGGCGGCCTGA
- a CDS encoding ChbG/HpnK family deacetylase, whose protein sequence is MPRQVIVNADDFGLSPNENTVIFAAFQAGVISSATAMANMPAFEAACAMARHPVLEGRVGLHFNLTYGRPLSQAILLRRTFCDSHGVFDLNLPRHRLWLSREDRDAVREELQAQWQRCVDHGVRPSHIDSHQHVHNIWPIGEIVARFAAHQGVPIRLARNLGQNLNLPKRVFKGLLNWRLQGLAGVTADYVCTPIDLRNDIAPTDGVLEIVAHPTQLGVDFGDAYLNPDESLSRVLEQRLAGVQRVSYAEVNKDFLRGAAALD, encoded by the coding sequence ATGCCTCGCCAAGTCATAGTCAACGCTGACGATTTCGGCCTCAGCCCGAATGAAAACACGGTGATCTTCGCGGCGTTTCAGGCCGGAGTCATCAGTTCTGCCACCGCCATGGCCAACATGCCGGCGTTTGAAGCGGCGTGTGCCATGGCCCGGCACCCGGTGCTGGAAGGCCGGGTCGGATTGCACTTCAACCTGACTTACGGGCGCCCGTTAAGCCAGGCGATTCTGTTGCGCCGAACGTTCTGTGACAGCCATGGCGTGTTCGACCTCAACCTGCCACGCCACCGTCTGTGGCTCAGCCGGGAGGATCGCGACGCGGTGCGTGAAGAGTTGCAGGCGCAGTGGCAGCGTTGTGTCGATCATGGCGTGCGCCCGAGCCATATCGATTCGCATCAGCACGTGCATAACATCTGGCCGATCGGTGAAATCGTCGCCCGCTTCGCCGCGCATCAGGGTGTACCGATTCGCCTGGCGCGCAACCTTGGGCAAAACCTCAATCTGCCGAAACGCGTGTTCAAGGGTTTACTCAATTGGCGTTTGCAGGGTCTGGCCGGTGTCACCGCCGATTATGTGTGCACCCCGATCGACCTGCGCAACGACATCGCGCCGACCGACGGCGTGCTGGAAATCGTCGCTCATCCGACCCAACTTGGCGTCGACTTCGGTGACGCCTACCTCAACCCCGACGAATCCCTGAGCCGCGTGCTAGAGCAGCGGCTGGCGGGCGTTCAACGGGTTTCCTACGCCGAAGTGAACAAGGATTTTCTACGCGGTGCTGCGGCACTCGATTGA
- a CDS encoding oligosaccharide flippase family protein — MSRGSYLKHLALSMGTKLAMIALRLLRNVLLARILGPSERGLFALLSTLPDLISAATSGGLNSAVGYQAAKQRPMGLLLSQVLVFGCLLAALLTLLVVALVREFGGELDVTVQLGLLAWLLLLAVPLTVLKSGLLTLHNASGGVVAFNALRLVESLAPLLLFLGLFWMWKSAALEAALISWLAGISLVVLVGWVWLKRAQPLQLQWDRASQKELLRYSARSHPDLLFQQVILRSDYLFIGALLGSTALGHYAMASAAAELLLIVPEAVTTPLMKRLLQQDEGMDKVTPLALRLTATVMLGACLTMAVIGEWLIVTLFGVAYQPAYPALLALLPGLLGLCYASILRLDLLGKNRPGTVSLLMGLGALLNLALNLVLIPAYGIVGAAAASSIAYLAVTVAMLVLYCRLSGVPFWQTLIILPSDITPMWLMLQRRKAA, encoded by the coding sequence ATGAGCCGAGGCAGTTACCTCAAACATTTGGCGCTGAGCATGGGCACCAAACTGGCGATGATCGCCCTGCGTTTGCTGCGCAACGTATTGCTGGCGCGGATCCTCGGGCCAAGTGAGCGTGGTTTGTTTGCGCTGCTCAGCACGCTGCCGGATCTGATCAGCGCAGCGACCAGTGGCGGGTTGAATTCGGCGGTGGGTTATCAGGCGGCCAAGCAACGCCCCATGGGCCTGCTGCTCAGTCAGGTGTTGGTGTTCGGCTGTCTGCTCGCCGCGTTGCTGACCTTGCTGGTGGTGGCGTTGGTGCGCGAGTTTGGCGGTGAACTGGATGTGACCGTGCAACTCGGCCTGCTCGCGTGGTTGTTGTTGCTGGCCGTGCCGCTGACGGTTTTGAAAAGCGGTCTGCTGACCTTGCACAATGCGTCGGGCGGCGTGGTCGCGTTTAACGCCTTGCGTCTGGTCGAATCGCTGGCACCGCTGCTGCTGTTTCTCGGCTTGTTCTGGATGTGGAAAAGCGCCGCCCTCGAAGCGGCGTTGATCAGTTGGCTGGCCGGGATCAGTCTGGTGGTGCTGGTCGGTTGGGTCTGGCTCAAACGCGCACAACCGCTGCAACTGCAATGGGACCGCGCCAGCCAGAAAGAGCTGCTGCGCTACAGCGCCCGCAGCCATCCTGACCTGCTCTTTCAGCAGGTGATTCTGCGTTCGGATTATCTGTTCATTGGTGCCCTGCTCGGCAGCACCGCCCTCGGTCATTACGCCATGGCCAGTGCCGCCGCCGAACTGCTGCTGATCGTCCCGGAAGCGGTGACTACGCCGCTGATGAAACGCCTGCTTCAACAGGACGAAGGCATGGACAAAGTCACCCCGCTGGCGTTGCGCCTGACCGCGACCGTGATGCTCGGCGCTTGCCTGACCATGGCGGTGATCGGCGAATGGCTGATCGTCACCCTGTTCGGTGTGGCTTACCAACCGGCGTATCCGGCATTGCTGGCGTTGCTGCCGGGGCTGTTGGGCCTGTGCTACGCGAGCATTCTGCGCCTCGACTTGCTCGGCAAAAATCGCCCCGGCACGGTGTCGTTGCTGATGGGGCTGGGCGCCCTGCTCAATCTGGCGCTGAACCTGGTGCTGATTCCGGCCTACGGCATTGTTGGCGCGGCGGCGGCTTCGTCGATTGCCTATCTGGCGGTGACCGTGGCAATGCTGGTGCTTTACTGCCGTTTGAGCGGCGTGCCGTTCTGGCAAACACTGATCATCCTGCCCAGCGACATCACGCCGATGTGGCTGATGCTGCAACGCCGGAAAGCCGCATGA